The following proteins are co-located in the Anoplopoma fimbria isolate UVic2021 breed Golden Eagle Sablefish chromosome 18, Afim_UVic_2022, whole genome shotgun sequence genome:
- the LOC129107358 gene encoding 5-hydroxytryptamine receptor 1B-like, which yields MKSGGSLEPPQRSGWSWMELLNTSTNYTHGNFTRKEEEKEANLALQSGLAVTLTLITLATTLSNAFVIATIYQSRKLHTPANFLIASLAVTDLLVSILVMPISALYTVSQTWTLGQVVCDIWLSSDITCCTASILHLCVIALDRFWAITDALEYSKKRTMGRAAGMIATAWVIAISISLPPFFWRQVKVEEVTSCNVNTDHIFYTIYSTFGAFYIPTLLLIALYGRIYVEARKRILKQTHKKPGKRLTSAHLISNSPGSVASSTSLNYGTNDASSCDTTSSPTVNQVKVTVSDALLEKKRISAARERRATKTLGIILGAYIICWLPFFIYTLLVPVCQSCFHPELFDIFTWLGYLNSLINPIIYTMSNEDFKQAFHKLIRFRCFRA from the exons atgaagtcTGGTGGTAGTTTGGAGCCTCCTCAGAGATCAGGATggagct GGATGGAGCTGCTGAACACCTCCACCAACTACACCCATGGCAATTTCACGcgtaaagaggaggagaaggaggctAACCTGGCTCTCCAGTCGGGTCTGGCCGTGACCTTGACCCTCATCACTTTGGCCACGACGCTCTCCAACGCCTTCGTCATCGCCACCATCTACCAGTCCAGAAAGCTGCACACCCCGGCCAACTTTCTGATCGCATCCCTGGCCGTCACCGACCTGCTGGTGTCCATCCTGGTGATGCCCATCAGCGCGCTGTACACCGTCAGCCAGACCTGGACTCTTGGGCAGGTGGTGTGCGACATCTGGTTGTCCTCCGACATCACCTGCTGCACTGCGTCCATCCTCCACCTGTGCGTAATTGCGCTGGACCGGTTCTGGGCCATCACGGACGCGCTGGAGTACTCCAAAAAGCGCACCATGGGACGCGCAGCAGGTATGATCGCCACCGCCTGGGTCATCGCCATCTCCATCTCCCTGCCTCCTTTCTTCTGGAGACaggtgaaggtggaggaggtgacGAGCTGCAACGTGAACACCGACCACATCTTCTACACCATCTACTCCACCTTCGGAGCGTTCTACATCCCCACATTGCTGCTCATTGCGCTCTATGGGAGGATCTACGTGGAAGCACGCAAGCGCATCCTGAAGCAGACGCACAAGAAGCCGGGGAAGAGGCTGACCTCTGCGCACCTGATCTCCAACTCCCCCGGCTCCGtggcctcctccacctctctgaaCTACGGCACCAACGACGCCTCCTCCTGCGACACTACCTCGTCCCCCACCGTGAACCAAGTGAAGGTCACTGTGTCCGACGCGCTGCTGGAGAAGAAGCGCATCTCCGCAGCCAGGGAGAGGAGGGCCACCAAGACTTTGGGGATCATCCTGGGGGCCTACATCATCTGCTGGCTCCCGTTCTTCATCTACACCCTTCTAGTGCCTGTCTGCCAGTCCTGCTTCCACCCGGAGCTGTTTGACATCTTCACCTGGCTGGGTTACCTCAACTCTTTAATCAACCCCATCATCTACACCATGTCCAACGAGGACTTCAAGCAGGCTTTCCACAAACTGATACGGTTCAGATGCTTCAGGGCGTGA